DNA from bacterium:
CATTCTTGGATCACATTAATTGTCCCTGAATCATTGGTGTCGGCAAAAATTATTTTGGGATATCGACGAGGATTAAGAGCGTCATAGCTTCCCATGAGTGCATCATATATTGCCTGCGTGCCCAGACTGGAACCCCCGATTCCGATATGAACAACGTACTTAAGCGAAGGTGTTTTAAATGTTCTAGCGATTTCATCTATTTTGCTATGCATTACCTCGTCAACAGGAAGATTGATTGACGACTCGAGCGCATCATAACCCCCAGTATCCGCAATTATGCGAAGTTTCTCTCGATAACCCTTGAGTGACCCAATCACCACCAAAAGGTCATTTAAAGGGACACCGCATGTTTCTTTGTAATTAAATTTAACAGTCTCCATGTTCTTAATAAACTACTCTTTATTGCTGTGGAGATGATGCTGGTTTGATAGTGCTGTTATCCTTATCTTTTTTTATTATGAACCACGCAATGAGAAATGCAATGAGATAGATCATGGAACCATAAAAGCAGGGAGTAAGAAACGGGTTGTCTGTCGGTATGCCTGAGCATGTCACCTTCACGTCGACGGCACTCGTATAATACTTAAAAAGTGAGAACCCGAAATTAACCCACCCAAACGCCGTACCCGCGAGCAGAATGAGCCAGAGTCTTTGCTGTTTGACCGCTCGCGAAGAAAAAAGTTTATCGCGTAGAACATATATTGCCCAGACAAACGCAACTAGAAAAACAATCGCTCCATAGAAACAGGGTGTGATTACGGGGTTTGGATACACGCAGTCTTTGATTTTAAACAGCGTTCCTTCGGTGTTATAGAAGCGAGTAAAATCAGCGTACACCGTGTACCACGAAAACAGCACGCCTCCGAGGAGGACAAGTACTTGGGTGATGTATAGTTTCTTGATCATTAGATTAATTTTTATGGAATATAATACTTCCCGAGACTAAATTCTTCTCTTGAGATTACCATGATTCACCACTCGTATCCATAGCCCTTCGTGATTTTCGTATCTTGTTTACAAAACTGGATGTTAAGTTTCATTGATTTATTTTATCCGCAACCAAAAAGCGGTGTACAATTATTTTGATATGTCCTTCCTGGTTCAATAGGCACGCGCAATTGAAAAATATTTTCAAACACCCCTTCAGAATAATGCGCATTTGGTTCTATTGTTTTGAAATCAGGACTAAGTTTGAAAAACTTAATCTTGTAATTAAGGAAGCACGCTTTGTCTATATCAAAATTACCATCTTTTGCTCCAATGGTATCGCGACTTACTGCGGGTTGCACCACTTCCTTGATTGACGCGTAGTCAACAACACCTATGATGTTGACCCCGAAGCGGTACAACGGCGCCCATGTGAATGAAATGTTTTCATTTATAAGCCCTGTATCTACTGGATTTACGGTCATCGGCGGCCATGTATTTTCAATTGTTTTGGGGATACCAATCTTTCCTAGTGGGATTTCAATATCGCGATAACGCAAGAAAGCATTGACTGTTTGAATTTCAGGAATCGTGCAATTTTGGTCTTTTATCGCCATGCCTCCCTGTGGCAGGGCGTCAGTAATAAAAAGTACGTCTTCCCCACCTGGTAGTGCAATATTATCGATTGCGTGTTTCCCCTCTCCCCACGGCAGAGTGTTTGATTGAACCCCTGTGTTTGAATACGTATCACCTCTTTGTTCAAGTAACTGCTTTGCTTTTTCTGCTTCATTGATCGCTGAAAGACCTTGCTCCATCGGAGTTTCACCCCCATTGTTTGGTTTTGAGAATGAAGAAAACATCGCCCCGCTCGCAAGCGCAATAATTGCAAGTGTGATGAGAAGTCCAATGAGTCCAAATGCTTTTTTGTGATTATGCATATTTTTATTAATTCCTCATTACTGTATCACCATAAGAATCGCCCCCGCGGCGATCAAGAAAGCTCCAATGGATGATTTCCACGTGAACTGCTCGCCGAGAAAAAGAAGTGCGAGAGCGAGCACAAACACGACACTCAAACGATCGAGTGCCGCAACGCCCGAAGCCGGACCATTTTTCAGCGCGGAGAAATAAAACAGCCATGAGAGTGCGCCGGCAATCCCCGACAACGCAATGAATGTGAATGCTTTTCCTCCAAGTTGTGTGTGGAAATCAAGTTTTCCCAAAGCAAGAGAGGTTATTACTAAAAACGCCGCCATAATAATAGACCGCAATGTTGTGGCAAACGTCGCATCAATTCCCTTAAGCCCGATTTTTCCGAAAATCGCGACGAGTGCAGCAAAGAATGCGGAGAGAAGTGCGTAAATAATCCAGGTAGTCATGATTATAAAGATTGAGTAATAAAAAAAACAAATAATTGCTTTCTACGGACCTGATGTTAATAAAAGGTCTTTAAACAGGGTATAAGATGGTTTTTTTGTGAAATTATATTGTACGAGACCAAAATTCCATCCAATTGACTTGAGGTTTCGAAGTGAAAACCAGAATAATCCTCCGATGGTGTTTCTTTCTTCAAACATTTTTTGTATAAGCGAGTCTCGAATACTATCATCAGATGTTCCATATTCATTAAACCAAATCTCCTTTCCGACATCATTATTCGTCGAAGCAATCCCTTGAAGTTCACTCGCGACAGAAGCAAACCGTCCCCCTCTTCCGTAAGGATGAAAAGCAAGTACATCAAAACATTTCTGCGCTCCATACCCATAAAGGCTCGTCAAAAAATCTTTATACGGCATCCCCTCGGGTGAAAGTCCCCCCAAAACTACAACCGCAGAACTATCAATGGCACGAATATTTGAATTTCCTATGGCAAGCAACCCAACATATTCAATCAAAAATTGACGAGGGTCCTGTCCTTGTGAAAGCCATCCGTAGCCGGGAAGATTGGGCTCATTGAAAATTTCCCAATACTGTATACCATAACTCTGCCAACCTTCAGCCTGCGCAAATGTTCCCCCCTGTTTATAGCGCTCCGCAACTGCACCGGAAAACTTTGCAAATTGGGTGCGGGCAATATCCCATGTAGTGATATATTTGGGTATATAATTTATAACTCCAAGAATCGAAATACCTCGGCGATTCATTTCTTTTACAAAGATATCGTATGCGGTCCAATCGTATGTACCATCAGATCGTTCGATTTCACTCCAATAAAATTCAGCGCGTACCCATTTCACACCCAAATCACTCAAGAGATCAAAATATTGCTGTGAATATGAAGGAACAATACTTAGACCAAAGACATTTTTCTGAATAGGCGTTTTTGTCAATGCGCACTGCCTCACATATTGAGCAATAGGACTATCGGGAACTGCGCTTACGGTGGGCGGGGTATAGATAATTCCAATGGATTGTGACGTCGTGTTTCCCGCCCCATCATGCACCGCAAGAATAATGGTGTTCGATCCAATTACAAGCGTTATATTTTCAATAGTCCAATTGCTCATTCCAACAGCAACTCCGCTTGAGGATCCGTGTAGCCATGTTATCGAGGTAACGCCAGAGCTCGACTGCCCCGCAATTTGAGGATCGTGCGCACTACCCTGAATTGAAATTATTTGGCTTGACGTTGCACTCGAAAGAGCTGTAGTTACTGTAATCACGGGAGAAGTAACGTCGGGAAGTAGTGTTTGTTGCTCTGAAGTTGGTGTGCTTAGCGTCGTAGTATCACTGGGTAGCTCAACCGAAGATTGTGTCGTTTCATTTAAAGTATTTGTGGTTGATGCGACACCAACCACAACAGTAGGATTCATGGGAATAGGGTCGACAGAAGTGGTGATTTGAGTAGAACTAGAAGCTGGGGGATATGTTCCCTCGGATGCAACTGGTTGTGTGATAAGAGCAACATTCTGTTTCATTACTATAATTCCATTTAATTTTGCAAGGGTTTTGGGACCGACGGTTCCTACGGGATCGAGATCATTCTTTCTCTGAAATCTCTGAACCGCCCGAAAAGTAGCGGAACCAAAATATCCGGTAATAAGACCCTCGGGATAAAGTGTCGGATCTTTTGCAAGAATCTCCTGAATAACTCTGACATCGTTCCCGCTCATACCGATTCCAAGCTGACGCATAAGTATCGCCACGTTAATGTCAACGGTTCCCAAAACTTCGCTGCCAGTGAATTGAGATTGTCGAACTACTTCGATTTTTTCTTTGAGTGCTTCCACTTGGGCAGTGAGTGTTTGGACAATCTTGAGGAGTGCCTCAATATCTGCTATCGATGTCGGAGCAACAACATTTTTTTGTTGTGCAAAAATTAATTGTGGAAAAAGAAACAAAGTCAATATGTTAAGTAATAATATGAATATGGTTGATAGTGTGATCTTTTTCATATAAAAATTACCGCTAGTTAATTGTAGAATCTGTTCTGTTTTTTTTATGAAGTAAGAAAAATAATACTGTTGCGACTAACGCCCCGAGCGTATCCGCAAGCATATCTTTTTGCGCATCCCAAACATCACCTTGGCTTCCGAGATACGCAAGCCCTGCTTCAGGATTCGTGCTGATTGCAAATATCCATTCAATGAGTTCGTACCCCGCGGCAACGGTCGCGATCACAAATACTGGATAGGTGAAAAGTATGAAGCGGGTATTTACAAGTCCCTTAACCCAGAGCCATTCCGCGACAGCATATGCATAAAACCCCACCGAAAAATGCGCGATACGGTCAAAGTGGTTGCGTTCAAATCCAAACGTGTCAGTAACCCAATCAAAAGGAACTTTTGCGAATGTGTAATGCCCGCCAATGGTATGGAGAAAAATGAGCACGCTCATAAGCGCGTATGCGGTGTTGGAAAATCGGATTCCCCGCCAGTACAAAATACCGAGCACGCCGACAATGATCCACACGGTCGCATTTTCAACCCACCACGTGGGTCTATCTAAAACATTAAATGCTAATGTAATAAAAAGAATTAGATATGTTACTAGCAAAACAAAAGGAAATGTGTGGCTTGTGCGCTCCATATGTATATTGTACCACCTTCTTGTTATTTTTTTTCCACAAAAAGAACGGGAGGATATTCAGCTGCAAAAATAGTAAAATTAACCCTCCCCACAATCTGGCCACGCGCGGTCACAACATCAACACGCCATTCCCCGCGAAATACACCGTCCTTAAACGAATACCCGCGATACCCCTCATCTCTCCCGCCAGTAATGGGAAAAGGAATATCGTTTTGTATTATCCACTTCTTCTTTATTTCGTCAAAGTATTGCCAGCGGTGAAAAATTTGCGTGTTTAAATCTGTCGGCGCAAATACGGAACTGTACACATATATCCGTTCGTTGGGGACACGATGGATTGTGGTATTCCACGCTTCTAAAATTTTCAGTTGGGACTTTTCTCTGTAAACAAGATACCCGCCTCCTTCCCCCTTCTTAATGTTGTGATATACGCCTATATCTTTAAGTGAAAGCGGAATGGGGGGGATTATATTCGCAAAATATAGTATGTTGATAAAGATAAAAATACCGCCAATACTTTTAAAAAGCGCGGTCTTCGATTCTGTTGCGCGAATAGAAGTAATGCGAAAAAGCCCATATATCAAGATTGCAATCAACAAAAGACTTATCCCTCCGCTTAGAAGAAATACTTGCACGCCCATGGTGCTAGTAAGTATGGGGATGAAAAAGATGACAAACGAAAACAATGCCGCGTAAAAAACACTTATCTGGAAAACAAGTTTTTGATACTGTGTTCGGAAAAATTCATTCCCTATGAGAAGCGCGAGAATGAGGATGAGGAACAAAAGACTCCCGGTAAGCGATCCGCTTAGGGAATAAAAAACGAAGTAGCCGCTAAACAGGGCGCCAAAAGAAAATTGTATAAGAAGTGGAAACAGGGGTGCAATATTTTGAAACCACCGTGAAGATACCCGCCCACTTTTATACAGTTGCGCAAATGCAATTCCTCCACCAGCGATTATTAAATAAGAAAAAAGCACAAGATTCCCTAAAAGAAGGTCTGCGTTCCTTAAGGTGATGTTATCAACGATAAATCCGGTTAAAAGCGCGAGAGCGGAAAGATACCGCTCGTATTGTTGATAGAAAATTTTTGTTT
Protein-coding regions in this window:
- a CDS encoding EamA family transporter, translated to MTTWIIYALLSAFFAALVAIFGKIGLKGIDATFATTLRSIIMAAFLVITSLALGKLDFHTQLGGKAFTFIALSGIAGALSWLFYFSALKNGPASGVAALDRLSVVFVLALALLFLGEQFTWKSSIGAFLIAAGAILMVIQ
- a CDS encoding peptidoglycan-binding protein, whose protein sequence is MKKITLSTIFILLLNILTLFLFPQLIFAQQKNVVAPTSIADIEALLKIVQTLTAQVEALKEKIEVVRQSQFTGSEVLGTVDINVAILMRQLGIGMSGNDVRVIQEILAKDPTLYPEGLITGYFGSATFRAVQRFQRKNDLDPVGTVGPKTLAKLNGIIVMKQNVALITQPVASEGTYPPASSSTQITTSVDPIPMNPTVVVGVASTTNTLNETTQSSVELPSDTTTLSTPTSEQQTLLPDVTSPVITVTTALSSATSSQIISIQGSAHDPQIAGQSSSGVTSITWLHGSSSGVAVGMSNWTIENITLVIGSNTIILAVHDGAGNTTSQSIGIIYTPPTVSAVPDSPIAQYVRQCALTKTPIQKNVFGLSIVPSYSQQYFDLLSDLGVKWVRAEFYWSEIERSDGTYDWTAYDIFVKEMNRRGISILGVINYIPKYITTWDIARTQFAKFSGAVAERYKQGGTFAQAEGWQSYGIQYWEIFNEPNLPGYGWLSQGQDPRQFLIEYVGLLAIGNSNIRAIDSSAVVVLGGLSPEGMPYKDFLTSLYGYGAQKCFDVLAFHPYGRGGRFASVASELQGIASTNNDVGKEIWFNEYGTSDDSIRDSLIQKMFEERNTIGGLFWFSLRNLKSIGWNFGLVQYNFTKKPSYTLFKDLLLTSGP
- a CDS encoding DUF2238 domain-containing protein; this translates as MERTSHTFPFVLLVTYLILFITLAFNVLDRPTWWVENATVWIIVGVLGILYWRGIRFSNTAYALMSVLIFLHTIGGHYTFAKVPFDWVTDTFGFERNHFDRIAHFSVGFYAYAVAEWLWVKGLVNTRFILFTYPVFVIATVAAGYELIEWIFAISTNPEAGLAYLGSQGDVWDAQKDMLADTLGALVATVLFFLLHKKNRTDSTIN
- a CDS encoding DUF2914 domain-containing protein → MTSFFEKTKIFYQQYERYLSALALLTGFIVDNITLRNADLLLGNLVLFSYLIIAGGGIAFAQLYKSGRVSSRWFQNIAPLFPLLIQFSFGALFSGYFVFYSLSGSLTGSLLFLILILALLIGNEFFRTQYQKLVFQISVFYAALFSFVIFFIPILTSTMGVQVFLLSGGISLLLIAILIYGLFRITSIRATESKTALFKSIGGIFIFINILYFANIIPPIPLSLKDIGVYHNIKKGEGGGYLVYREKSQLKILEAWNTTIHRVPNERIYVYSSVFAPTDLNTQIFHRWQYFDEIKKKWIIQNDIPFPITGGRDEGYRGYSFKDGVFRGEWRVDVVTARGQIVGRVNFTIFAAEYPPVLFVEKK